In a genomic window of Thalassotalea piscium:
- the rplR gene encoding 50S ribosomal protein L18, whose translation MDKKTSRLRRAKRARAKISELGANRLVVFRTPRHIYAQLIAPTGSEVIASASTLDKEVSAQVEKTGNIAAATAVGKAIAERAKAKGIESVAFDRSGFRYHGRVKALAEAAREAGLQF comes from the coding sequence ATGGATAAGAAAACATCTCGTTTACGCCGTGCAAAGCGTGCACGTGCTAAAATCAGCGAGTTGGGTGCGAATCGTTTAGTTGTATTCCGTACTCCTCGTCATATTTACGCGCAATTGATCGCACCAACGGGTTCTGAAGTAATCGCATCTGCGTCTACTTTAGACAAAGAAGTTAGTGCTCAGGTTGAAAAAACAGGTAACATTGCTGCTGCAACTGCAGTTGGCAAAGCTATCGCTGAACGCGCAAAAGCAAAAGGCATAGAGTCTGTAGCATTTGATCGCTCGGGTTTCCGTTACCATGGACGCGTAAAAGCGTTGGCAGAAGCAGCTCGCGAAGCTGGTCTGCAGTTCTAG
- the rpsE gene encoding 30S ribosomal protein S5, with translation MANVENTQQQTDMAEKLIAVNRVSKVVKGGRIFSFTALTVVGDGNGRVGFGYGKAREVPAAIQKAMEKARRNLVTIDLKGTTLQHPIKGRHSGSKVYMQPASEGTGIIAGGAMRAVLEVAGVQNVLSKAYGSTNPINVVRATVSALANMKSPEAVAAKRGKSVADILG, from the coding sequence ATGGCTAATGTAGAAAACACACAACAACAAACTGATATGGCTGAAAAGCTAATCGCTGTTAACCGCGTTTCAAAAGTGGTTAAAGGTGGTCGTATATTCAGTTTCACCGCACTAACTGTAGTTGGTGATGGTAACGGCCGCGTTGGTTTTGGTTATGGTAAGGCACGTGAAGTACCTGCTGCAATCCAAAAAGCAATGGAAAAGGCTCGTCGTAACTTAGTAACTATTGATTTGAAGGGTACTACTCTTCAGCATCCTATTAAAGGACGTCATTCAGGTTCTAAAGTTTACATGCAACCAGCTTCTGAAGGTACAGGTATCATTGCCGGTGGCGCAATGCGTGCAGTACTTGAAGTTGCAGGCGTACAGAACGTATTGTCAAAAGCATACGGTTCTACTAACCCAATCAACGTAGTTCGCGCTACGGTATCTGCTCTAGCGAATATGAAGTCGCCAGAAGCAGTTGCTGCTAAGCGTGGAAAAAGCGTTGCAGATATCTTGGGGTAA
- the rpmD gene encoding 50S ribosomal protein L30, which produces MAKTVKVTQVKSSIGRLPKHRATLKGLGLRRINHTVELEDTPSVRGMINRVSYMIKVED; this is translated from the coding sequence ATGGCTAAAACAGTAAAAGTAACTCAAGTAAAAAGTTCTATTGGTCGTTTACCGAAACATAGAGCTACATTGAAGGGTCTTGGTTTACGTCGTATCAACCATACAGTAGAGTTAGAAGACACTCCATCTGTACGTGGTATGATTAACCGAGTATCTTATATGATTAAGGTGGAGGATTAA
- the rplO gene encoding 50S ribosomal protein L15 yields MHLNTLSPAPGAKKAKKRCGRGIGSGLGKTGGRGHKGQKSRSGGSVRPGFEGGQMPLKQRLPKFGFTSRKSLVNAEVRLHELNSITGDVVDIHALKDANLITRNIVTAKIMLSGEITRPITVRGLGVTKGARAAIEAAGGKIEE; encoded by the coding sequence ATGCATTTAAATACTTTATCTCCTGCACCAGGCGCTAAGAAAGCCAAGAAACGCTGTGGTCGTGGTATTGGTTCAGGCTTAGGCAAAACTGGTGGTCGTGGTCACAAAGGTCAGAAGTCACGTTCTGGCGGTAGTGTTCGTCCTGGTTTTGAAGGCGGTCAAATGCCATTGAAACAACGTTTACCTAAATTTGGTTTTACGTCGCGTAAATCTTTAGTTAACGCTGAAGTACGCTTACATGAACTAAATAGCATCACTGGTGATGTTGTTGATATTCATGCGCTTAAAGACGCTAACTTAATTACACGTAACATTGTGACAGCAAAAATTATGTTGTCTGGCGAGATTACTCGTCCAATCACTGTTCGTGGTTTAGGTGTAACTAAAGGTGCTCGTGCGGCTATTGAAGCTGCCGGTGGCAAAATCGAGGAATAA
- the secY gene encoding preprotein translocase subunit SecY encodes MATPGMDNKGAGGLSELKQRLWFVFGALIVLRLGSFVPIPGIDAAVLAQLFDQQKGTIVEMFNMFSGGALERASVLALGIMPYISASIIMQLLTVVHPAMAELKKEGEAGRRKISQYTRYGTLVLATVQSIAIAKSLPGMMPGLVMDAGFGFYFAAVVSLVTGTMFLMWLGEQITERGIGNGISIIIFAGIVAGMPSAVGQTAEMARQGEIHLLVLLLIAVIVFAVTFFVVFVERGQRRIVVNYAKRQQGRKVFAAQSTHLPLKVNMAGVIPPIFASSILLFPGSIASWFGQGDGMIADVLQELSIAISPGQPLYVMLLAAAIIFFCFFYTALVFNPRETADNLKKSGAFIPGIRPGEQTSKYIDKVMTRLTLAGALYITFVCLVPEFMMIAWDVQFYFGGTSLLIIVVVIMDFMAQVQTHLMSHQYDNVLKKANLKGYGR; translated from the coding sequence ATGGCTACACCAGGAATGGATAACAAAGGCGCAGGCGGATTGTCTGAGCTAAAACAAAGATTGTGGTTCGTATTCGGCGCATTAATCGTGCTTCGTTTAGGTTCATTTGTGCCAATCCCTGGTATTGACGCCGCTGTATTAGCTCAGTTGTTTGATCAACAAAAGGGCACTATCGTAGAGATGTTTAACATGTTCTCTGGTGGTGCGCTTGAGCGAGCCTCTGTATTGGCATTAGGTATTATGCCGTACATTTCAGCTTCTATTATTATGCAATTGCTCACGGTGGTTCATCCTGCTATGGCAGAGCTTAAGAAAGAAGGTGAAGCTGGACGACGTAAGATTAGTCAGTACACCCGCTATGGTACTTTAGTACTTGCAACCGTACAGTCGATTGCTATCGCGAAAAGCTTGCCGGGTATGATGCCTGGTTTGGTTATGGATGCCGGTTTCGGCTTCTATTTTGCGGCAGTAGTCAGTTTAGTTACCGGCACCATGTTTTTAATGTGGTTAGGTGAGCAAATTACTGAACGCGGTATTGGTAATGGTATTTCAATCATTATTTTTGCCGGGATTGTTGCAGGTATGCCATCAGCTGTGGGTCAAACCGCAGAAATGGCGCGTCAAGGGGAAATACACCTTCTAGTATTATTGTTAATTGCAGTGATTGTATTTGCAGTAACTTTCTTTGTGGTATTTGTAGAACGTGGTCAACGACGCATAGTTGTAAACTACGCTAAGCGTCAGCAGGGACGTAAAGTTTTTGCAGCGCAAAGCACACACTTACCTTTAAAAGTTAATATGGCGGGTGTAATACCTCCTATATTTGCTTCAAGTATACTTTTGTTCCCTGGCTCAATTGCGAGTTGGTTCGGACAAGGTGACGGCATGATTGCTGATGTGTTACAGGAATTGTCTATTGCGATATCTCCTGGTCAGCCGTTATACGTTATGTTACTTGCTGCGGCGATAATATTTTTCTGCTTCTTTTATACGGCATTGGTTTTCAATCCGCGTGAAACAGCAGATAACCTAAAGAAATCTGGTGCGTTTATTCCTGGGATCCGTCCTGGAGAGCAAACGTCTAAGTATATAGATAAAGTGATGACTCGGTTAACCCTTGCGGGCGCCTTGTATATTACCTTTGTCTGTTTGGTACCAGAGTTCATGATGATTGCCTGGGATGTTCAGTTCTACTTCGGTGGAACATCATTATTGATCATTGTAGTAGTTATTATGGATTTTATGGCTCAAGTACAAACGCATTTGATGTCACATCAATATGATAATGTGCTTAAAAAAGCAAACCTGAAAGGCTATGGCCGCTAG
- the rpmJ gene encoding 50S ribosomal protein L36, whose product MKVRASVKKICRNCKVVKRAGVVRVICSEPKHKQRQG is encoded by the coding sequence ATGAAAGTTCGTGCATCCGTAAAAAAGATTTGCCGTAACTGTAAAGTGGTAAAGCGTGCTGGTGTTGTTCGTGTTATTTGTAGCGAACCAAAACACAAGCAACGTCAAGGCTAA
- the rpsM gene encoding 30S ribosomal protein S13, translated as MARIAGINIPDRKHAVIAITAIFGIGATRAKAICAASGIAETTKISELDEAQIDLLRAEVDKYTVEGDLRREVSMNIKRLMDLGCFRGIRHRRSLPLRGQRTKTNARTRKGPRKPIKK; from the coding sequence GTGGCCCGTATCGCTGGCATTAACATCCCTGATCGTAAGCATGCAGTAATCGCCATTACTGCGATCTTCGGTATTGGAGCAACACGTGCGAAAGCAATTTGTGCAGCTTCTGGTATCGCAGAAACTACTAAGATCAGTGAATTGGACGAAGCTCAAATCGATTTGCTTCGTGCTGAAGTGGATAAATACACCGTAGAAGGTGATTTACGCCGTGAAGTATCAATGAACATCAAGCGTCTGATGGACCTTGGCTGTTTTCGTGGCATACGCCATCGTCGCAGTCTACCTCTACGTGGTCAACGCACTAAAACTAATGCGCGTACCCGTAAAGGTCCTCGTAAGCCAATTAAAAAGTAA
- the rpsK gene encoding 30S ribosomal protein S11: MAKTPVRTRKRVKKQVADGMAHIHASFNNTIVTLTDRQGNALSWATAGGSGFRGSRKSTPFAAQVAADRAGKAAQEFGLKNIEVFVKGPGPGRESAIRALNAAGFKITNITDVTPIPHNGCRPPKKRRV; this comes from the coding sequence ATGGCAAAAACACCAGTCCGTACGCGTAAACGCGTAAAAAAACAAGTTGCTGATGGCATGGCTCATATCCATGCTTCTTTCAACAACACAATCGTGACTCTTACAGATCGTCAAGGTAATGCTTTATCTTGGGCAACTGCAGGTGGTTCAGGTTTCCGTGGTTCACGTAAATCTACTCCGTTTGCTGCGCAGGTAGCTGCTGATCGTGCTGGTAAAGCAGCGCAAGAGTTTGGTTTGAAGAATATTGAAGTGTTCGTTAAAGGTCCGGGTCCAGGTCGTGAATCTGCTATCCGTGCTCTAAATGCTGCTGGTTTTAAAATTACCAACATCACTGACGTTACACCTATTCCTCATAATGGTTGTCGTCCGCCGAAAAAGCGTCGCGTGTAA
- the rpsD gene encoding 30S ribosomal protein S4, whose amino-acid sequence MARYLGPKLKLSRREGTDLFLKSGVRAIDTKCKIEMIPGQHGARRGRLSDYGIQLREKQKVRRIYGVLEKQFRNYYKQAARIKGNTGENLLLLLEKRLDNVVYRMGFASTRAEARQLVSHKAIVVNGQVVNIPSFTVKAEDVVSIREKSKTQARITAALELAEQREKPVWVEVDNKKMEGVFKRIPDRSDLSAEINEQLIVELYSK is encoded by the coding sequence ATGGCTAGATATTTAGGTCCTAAGTTAAAGCTTAGCCGCCGCGAAGGAACAGACTTGTTCCTTAAAAGTGGTGTTAGAGCAATAGACACTAAATGTAAAATCGAAATGATACCAGGTCAACACGGCGCACGTCGCGGTCGTTTGTCAGATTATGGTATTCAACTTCGTGAAAAACAAAAAGTTCGTCGTATTTACGGCGTATTAGAAAAGCAGTTCCGTAACTACTATAAGCAAGCTGCGCGCATTAAAGGTAACACAGGTGAAAACTTGTTGTTGCTTCTTGAAAAGCGCTTAGATAATGTTGTTTATCGCATGGGATTTGCTAGCACACGTGCAGAAGCTCGTCAGTTAGTAAGTCACAAAGCCATTGTAGTTAATGGTCAAGTTGTTAATATTCCATCTTTCACTGTTAAAGCCGAAGATGTTGTTTCTATACGTGAAAAGTCTAAGACTCAAGCGCGTATTACCGCTGCTTTAGAGTTAGCTGAACAACGTGAGAAGCCAGTTTGGGTTGAAGTCGATAATAAGAAAATGGAAGGCGTGTTTAAGCGTATTCCTGATCGTTCTGACTTGTCTGCTGAAATTAATGAGCAGTTGATTGTTGAGCTTTACTCTAAGTAA
- a CDS encoding DNA-directed RNA polymerase subunit alpha: MQGSVTEFLRPRLVDIETVSPTRSKVTLEPLERGFGHTLGNALRRILLSSMPGCAVTEVEIDGVLHEYSSKEGVQEDIIEILLNLKGLAIGLEGKNEAVLTLTKSGEGPVTAADIQHDGDVTIANPSHVICHLTGDGSISMRIKVEMGRGYVPASTRREAEEEDRAIGRLLVDASFSPVVRIAYDVDSARVEQRTDLDKLVLDMETNGTLDPEEAIRRASTILAEQLDAFVELRDVTEVEQKEEKPLFDPILLRPVDDLELTVRSANCLKAEAIQYIGDLVQRAEVELLKTPNLGKKSLTEIKDVLASRGLSLGMRLENWPPESIADND, encoded by the coding sequence ATGCAGGGTTCCGTAACCGAATTCCTAAGACCACGATTGGTTGACATTGAAACTGTCAGCCCAACACGTTCTAAAGTTACTTTAGAACCATTGGAACGTGGTTTTGGTCACACTTTAGGTAATGCCTTACGCCGTATTTTACTATCTTCAATGCCAGGTTGTGCGGTAACTGAAGTTGAAATTGATGGCGTATTACATGAGTACAGTAGTAAAGAAGGTGTGCAAGAAGACATCATAGAAATACTATTGAACCTTAAAGGACTTGCTATTGGTTTAGAAGGCAAAAATGAAGCAGTTCTTACCTTAACTAAGTCAGGTGAAGGCCCTGTAACGGCAGCTGATATACAGCATGATGGAGATGTGACTATCGCAAATCCTAGCCATGTTATCTGTCACCTAACTGGTGATGGCTCTATCAGTATGCGTATTAAAGTTGAAATGGGCCGTGGTTACGTTCCTGCTTCAACTCGTCGCGAAGCCGAGGAAGAAGATCGTGCAATTGGACGTTTGTTAGTTGACGCTTCATTCAGTCCAGTTGTTAGAATTGCTTATGATGTTGATTCTGCGCGTGTTGAACAACGCACAGATTTGGATAAATTAGTTCTTGATATGGAAACCAATGGCACATTGGATCCAGAAGAGGCAATTCGTCGTGCTTCAACCATTTTAGCTGAACAGCTAGATGCATTTGTTGAATTACGCGATGTGACTGAAGTAGAACAGAAAGAGGAAAAACCTCTATTTGATCCAATTCTACTTCGTCCTGTTGATGATTTAGAACTAACTGTTCGTTCAGCTAACTGTTTAAAAGCAGAAGCAATTCAATATATTGGTGATTTAGTACAGCGTGCAGAAGTTGAGCTTCTTAAAACGCCTAATTTAGGTAAGAAGTCTTTAACGGAAATCAAAGACGTTTTAGCGTCTCGTGGCTTATCTCTAGGTATGCGCCTAGAAAATTGGCCACCTGAAAGCATTGCTGATAACGACTAA
- the rplQ gene encoding 50S ribosomal protein L17, which produces MRHRKSGRQLNRNSSHRQAMFRNMASSLVKHGVIKTTVAKAKELRRVVEPLITLAKTDSVANRRLAFARTRDQEVVGILFNELGERYQERPGGYTRILKCGYRTGDKAPMAYVELVDRPAVEETAEVVEETSAEA; this is translated from the coding sequence ATGCGTCATCGTAAAAGCGGTCGCCAGTTAAACCGTAATAGCAGTCATCGCCAGGCGATGTTCCGCAATATGGCAAGCTCTTTAGTAAAGCACGGTGTTATTAAAACTACTGTTGCTAAAGCTAAAGAACTACGTCGCGTTGTTGAGCCACTAATCACTTTGGCCAAAACCGACAGCGTTGCAAATCGTCGTTTAGCATTTGCTCGCACACGTGATCAAGAAGTAGTTGGTATTTTATTTAACGAACTTGGTGAACGTTACCAAGAACGTCCAGGCGGTTATACACGTATTTTAAAGTGTGGCTACCGTACTGGTGATAAAGCACCTATGGCTTATGTTGAACTTGTCGACCGCCCAGCAGTTGAAGAAACAGCTGAAGTGGTTGAAGAAACAAGTGCAGAAGCTTAA
- a CDS encoding phosphoribulokinase, translating into MSSRNPIIAVTGSSGAGTSTTTESFEHIFRSLGITSAKVEGDSFHRYSRPEMDLEKRKAKEGGKRISYFGSEANDFDALEKLFQDYSETGRGKMRRYLHTFDEAVPYNQMPGTFTPWEEIGDGTDLLFYEGLHGGVVTEKNDVASHVDLLIGMVPIVNLEWIQKIIRDTSHRGHSREAVTASIVRSMEDYISFITPQFSRTHINFQRVPTVDTSNPFSAKAIPTLDESFVVIRCRDAIQVDFPYYLNMIQGAFMSRVNTLVVPGGKMGLAMELILTPMIKELLAKKNEANKQIDWMSDL; encoded by the coding sequence ATGTCATCAAGAAATCCAATTATTGCCGTTACGGGTTCATCAGGAGCCGGCACCTCTACAACAACAGAGTCATTTGAGCATATATTTCGTTCATTAGGTATTACTTCAGCGAAAGTTGAGGGTGATAGCTTTCATCGTTATTCAAGACCAGAAATGGACCTAGAGAAACGCAAAGCGAAAGAAGGTGGTAAGCGGATAAGCTATTTCGGTAGTGAAGCTAACGATTTTGATGCCTTAGAGAAACTATTTCAAGACTATTCTGAAACTGGCCGTGGCAAAATGAGGCGGTATTTACATACCTTTGATGAAGCTGTGCCTTACAACCAAATGCCTGGCACATTTACACCATGGGAAGAGATTGGTGATGGAACAGACCTGCTGTTCTATGAAGGGTTACATGGTGGAGTAGTAACTGAAAAAAACGATGTTGCAAGCCACGTAGATCTTCTTATTGGAATGGTGCCCATTGTAAACTTAGAATGGATTCAAAAAATTATACGAGATACCAGTCATAGAGGGCATAGCAGAGAAGCCGTAACAGCAAGTATTGTTAGAAGTATGGAAGATTATATTTCGTTTATTACTCCACAGTTCTCGCGCACACACATAAATTTTCAGCGTGTGCCCACTGTAGATACGTCTAATCCTTTTAGTGCTAAAGCCATCCCAACATTAGATGAAAGCTTTGTAGTGATACGTTGTCGAGATGCCATACAAGTTGACTTTCCTTATTATCTTAATATGATTCAGGGCGCTTTTATGTCACGTGTGAACACGCTTGTGGTACCCGGAGGTAAAATGGGCTTGGCGATGGAGCTTATACTAACGCCGATGATTAAAGAGCTTCTGGCTAAGAAAAATGAAGCGAATAAACAAATAGACTGGATGAGTGACTTATAA
- a CDS encoding OsmC family protein has translation MQAQVKWIADEKFIGTSESGHSVIFDANGGQHAPSPLENILLSLGCCSSVDVVSILKKSRQKVIDCVVEINANRVDTVPRLFSDIHLHFVISGYDVSDKQVARAVELSADKYCSVALMLNKAVKITHDYEVIAAE, from the coding sequence ATGCAAGCACAGGTTAAGTGGATCGCAGATGAAAAGTTTATTGGCACATCAGAAAGTGGTCATAGCGTTATTTTCGACGCTAACGGAGGACAACACGCACCAAGCCCTTTAGAAAATATTCTTTTATCACTTGGATGTTGTTCATCTGTTGATGTCGTAAGTATTCTAAAGAAGTCGAGACAAAAAGTAATTGATTGTGTTGTTGAAATAAATGCAAATCGAGTAGATACCGTTCCACGGTTATTTTCAGATATACATTTACATTTTGTTATTTCAGGATATGACGTTAGCGATAAGCAAGTGGCAAGAGCCGTAGAGCTTTCAGCTGACAAGTATTGCTCAGTGGCATTAATGCTTAATAAAGCAGTTAAAATAACACATGACTATGAAGTTATTGCTGCTGAATAA
- a CDS encoding DUF3802 family protein, giving the protein MVTDTEGYIHIVEYLTEHLSLFENSPSDHHSSDTVMAVIEQELSEQIMIVCNQNEELSFNQRNIIIREIDAIVYDLQEILSGVVNNKVSPSQKEFIKEFSLLIKNLFDIEVHAQFLS; this is encoded by the coding sequence ATGGTTACAGATACTGAAGGTTACATCCATATTGTTGAATACTTAACTGAACATTTAAGTCTATTTGAAAACTCACCTAGCGATCACCATTCTAGTGATACCGTTATGGCGGTGATTGAACAAGAGCTAAGTGAGCAGATAATGATCGTTTGTAATCAAAATGAAGAGTTATCTTTTAATCAACGTAATATTATCATTAGAGAAATTGACGCTATAGTTTATGATCTTCAAGAGATCCTCTCTGGTGTTGTAAATAATAAAGTATCTCCAAGTCAAAAAGAATTTATTAAAGAGTTTTCGCTCTTAATAAAAAACTTATTTGATATTGAGGTTCATGCCCAGTTCCTCTCATAA
- a CDS encoding TonB-dependent receptor yields MRNIYSKTFKRSLTAAAVAMTLTAAMPAMAASNTAGSIYGKATANSEITYKNVNTGSTRTIQVSSDGRFKVGSVPAGTYLVTNAAGETREVRVLLGTGSVVNFGDNTEVIEVSGSRINNIDTSSVESSTVFSMDEVAKLPLPRNSVAVALLTPGAIQGGANFGRNLPSFGGASIGENGYYIDGMDVTNLRSLLQFANLPQDAIAQTQVKSGGYGVEYGRALGGIVNIVTRSGSNDWEFGGSAYYTPDSFRASAKNTISNKIDGTSEISAYNSEDETDNLEFNMYASGPIIEDKLFFFVNVEGQQYERNNYSRNNSNRSKVDTPNYLAKLDWYINEDHLLRFTHINNETEYDRTNYNNAAGDEWVGKHGEVGSEYTYGEGGDINVLTYTGYITDDLTLNMMYGELEHKYLKVPNLPGDDCAYAWDTTNGVGWGGRTAIGCWNAPVQTSVTDQIDDTDVRTSYKIDVDWVLGDHTVRFGYNSETYDSTAPGTKYSGDIYYRYQTAHVNNGCRMNGVTLPCGTEVVRVRKNNIKTATFTVENTAWYVEDTWQLTDDFLVYGGVRGETFKNNDGNGDTFLESDNLIAPRIGFAWDIDGDSSRKLSATLGRYYIPVASNTNIRATREEAFYEDYHYVSGGWNADGSPIGGLGEKFGSGVVDVQTPNPEVIADHNLEPMYQDEFIISYQEQVSDDWTMTGKFMGRTVGNGMDDFCANDGFVNWAADNGYDNFDPHSLAGCVIVNPGSDITLSMDLENDGNLVKTTTPASYHGLPEYKRHYLGLELKAEKALSDNWKGSFSYVLSRTFGNVEGYVNSSLAQEDAGATQDFDHANFMDGAYGDLPTDRTHQFKAYGLYEINDEFTVSVNFSAVSGIPLSCQGYVSTDGMLVGDGSTSYDYGNFKRYGASSFYCANGQLDGDDNAVKELTQRGDQGRSNWLFNTDLGLIYSPEWSDGLTLKATVRNVFNTQRPDSYNQQKDYAVNSPVINPNYGNATGYQPPRYVQLIAHYTF; encoded by the coding sequence ATGCGAAATATTTATTCAAAAACGTTTAAGCGTTCACTGACTGCCGCCGCAGTTGCAATGACGCTAACTGCGGCAATGCCTGCCATGGCTGCCAGTAACACTGCAGGCTCTATTTATGGTAAGGCAACCGCTAACAGTGAAATTACTTATAAAAATGTAAACACTGGTAGTACACGTACCATACAGGTAAGTTCTGACGGTCGCTTTAAAGTTGGTAGTGTACCTGCAGGTACATACTTAGTGACGAATGCTGCAGGTGAAACTCGTGAAGTTAGAGTACTGCTTGGTACAGGTAGTGTGGTTAACTTTGGTGATAATACAGAAGTAATTGAAGTTAGTGGCTCACGAATTAACAATATTGATACTTCTTCTGTTGAATCTTCAACCGTATTCTCTATGGACGAAGTGGCAAAATTACCATTACCACGTAACTCAGTTGCGGTTGCGTTATTAACACCAGGCGCAATTCAAGGTGGTGCAAACTTTGGTCGTAACTTACCCTCTTTTGGTGGTGCTTCAATCGGCGAAAATGGCTATTACATCGATGGTATGGATGTAACTAACTTACGTTCATTATTGCAATTTGCTAACTTACCACAAGATGCTATAGCGCAAACACAGGTTAAATCAGGTGGTTATGGAGTAGAATATGGCCGTGCATTAGGTGGTATTGTTAATATAGTTACTCGCTCAGGTTCAAATGACTGGGAATTTGGTGGTTCAGCTTACTATACACCAGACTCATTTAGAGCCAGTGCAAAAAATACCATAAGTAACAAAATTGATGGCACATCTGAAATATCTGCTTATAACAGCGAAGATGAAACAGATAATCTTGAATTTAATATGTACGCTAGTGGCCCAATTATTGAAGATAAGTTATTTTTCTTCGTAAATGTTGAAGGTCAGCAGTATGAAAGAAATAACTATTCAAGAAACAATAGTAATCGCAGCAAAGTTGATACGCCAAACTACCTTGCCAAATTAGATTGGTATATTAATGAAGATCACCTTTTACGCTTTACTCATATTAATAATGAAACAGAATATGACCGTACCAACTATAATAATGCCGCTGGTGATGAATGGGTAGGCAAACATGGCGAAGTTGGTTCTGAATACACCTATGGCGAAGGTGGCGACATTAATGTATTAACTTATACCGGATATATTACAGATGATTTAACTTTAAACATGATGTACGGTGAGTTAGAGCATAAATACTTAAAAGTACCTAATTTACCAGGTGACGACTGTGCTTATGCATGGGATACAACTAATGGTGTTGGTTGGGGTGGTAGAACCGCTATCGGTTGTTGGAATGCACCTGTACAGACTAGTGTAACCGATCAAATTGATGATACTGATGTGCGTACTAGTTATAAAATAGATGTTGATTGGGTGCTAGGTGATCATACCGTTCGTTTTGGCTATAACTCTGAAACCTATGATTCAACAGCTCCAGGTACTAAGTACTCAGGTGATATCTATTATCGCTACCAAACAGCCCATGTAAATAACGGCTGTCGTATGAATGGCGTTACTTTACCTTGTGGCACTGAAGTGGTACGTGTGCGTAAAAACAACATTAAAACTGCAACATTCACCGTAGAAAATACTGCTTGGTATGTTGAAGATACATGGCAGTTAACTGACGACTTTTTAGTTTATGGCGGTGTTCGTGGCGAAACCTTTAAAAACAACGACGGAAATGGTGATACTTTCTTAGAGTCAGATAACTTAATTGCTCCACGCATTGGTTTTGCATGGGATATTGATGGTGACTCTAGCCGTAAACTTTCTGCTACTTTAGGTCGTTACTATATCCCAGTAGCGTCTAACACAAATATACGTGCAACTCGTGAAGAAGCTTTCTACGAAGACTATCATTACGTTTCAGGTGGTTGGAATGCTGATGGCAGCCCTATTGGTGGCTTAGGCGAGAAGTTTGGCTCAGGGGTTGTTGACGTACAAACACCAAACCCAGAAGTTATCGCGGATCATAACCTAGAGCCAATGTATCAAGACGAGTTTATTATTAGCTATCAAGAACAAGTTAGCGACGATTGGACCATGACAGGTAAGTTTATGGGGCGTACAGTTGGTAACGGTATGGATGATTTCTGTGCTAATGATGGTTTTGTTAACTGGGCCGCTGATAACGGTTATGACAACTTTGACCCGCATTCACTTGCTGGTTGTGTCATTGTTAATCCAGGTAGCGACATTACACTTAGCATGGACTTAGAAAATGATGGTAACTTAGTTAAAACTACAACCCCAGCTTCGTACCACGGCCTACCAGAGTACAAACGTCATTATTTAGGTTTAGAGTTAAAAGCTGAAAAAGCATTATCTGATAACTGGAAAGGGTCATTCTCATATGTACTTTCAAGAACGTTTGGTAATGTTGAAGGTTATGTTAACTCGTCATTAGCGCAAGAAGACGCAGGCGCAACGCAAGATTTTGACCATGCTAACTTTATGGATGGTGCTTACGGCGACTTACCAACCGATCGCACGCATCAATTTAAAGCATACGGCTTATATGAAATTAACGACGAGTTTACTGTTTCAGTTAACTTTAGCGCTGTTTCAGGTATACCGCTTAGCTGTCAAGGTTATGTAAGTACCGATGGCATGTTAGTAGGTGATGGCTCTACTTCTTATGATTATGGTAACTTTAAGCGTTATGGCGCATCAAGTTTCTACTGTGCCAACGGCCAGCTTGATGGTGATGATAATGCAGTTAAAGAGTTAACTCAGCGTGGTGACCAAGGGCGTTCTAACTGGTTATTTAATACTGATTTAGGTCTTATTTATTCACCAGAATGGTCTGATGGCTTAACGTTAAAAGCGACAGTGCGTAATGTATTTAATACACAACGTCCAGACTCTTATAATCAGCAAAAAGATTATGCGGTTAATAGCCCTGTAATTAACCCTAACTACGGCAACGCTACAGGTTATCAGCCACCGCGTTATGTTCAGTTAATTGCACATTATACTTTTTAA